One genomic window of Comamonas serinivorans includes the following:
- a CDS encoding efflux RND transporter permease subunit gives MKFPRFFIARPIFAIVLSLLMLLAGAIAFWQLPLSEYPAVTPPTVQVTASYPGANPEVIADTVAAPLEQAINGVENMLYMSSQMTTDGRMAISIAFKQGTDPDMAQIQVQNRVSRALPRLPPEVQRIGVVTQKTSPDVLMVVHLVSPGKRYDPLYLSNFALRQVRDELARLPGIGDVQAWGAGEYSMRVWLDPTKVAARGLSASDVVAAIREQNVQVAAGSVGQQPDTSSAFQVTVNTLGRLASEAQFGEIIVQSGANGQVTRLRDVARISLGADAYALRSLLDGEPALAMQIIQSPGANAIDVSNAVRAKMEELQKSFPQDIEYRIAYDPTVFVRASLQSVAITLLEAIVLVVIVVVLFLQTWRASIIPLVAVPVSLVGTFALMQIFGFSLNTLSLFGLVLSIGIVVDDAIVVVENVERHIALGESPRDAARKAMDEVTGPILAITSVLAAVFIPSAFLSGLQGEFYRQFALTIAISTILSAINSLTLSPALSAILLKPHHGAVRQDWLTRVMDAMFGWFFRAFNRFFESASNAYVGTVRRAVRGSVIVLLLYAGFVTLTWLGFKQVPNGFVPAQDKYFLVGIAQLPSGASLDRTEAVVKQMSGIALAEPGVESVVAFPGLSINGFVNVPNSAVMFAMLKPFAERTDPSLAADAIAGKLMGKFSQIPDGFLGMFPPPPVPGLGTMGGFKMQIEDRAGLGLEALVQAQGALMAKAMQTPELAGMLASFQTNAPQLQVDVDRVKAKSLGISLTDVFETLQINLGSLYVNDFNRFGRTYRVMAQADAPFRMQAEDIGRLKLRNAAGDMIPLSAFVRITRSSGPDRVIHYNGFPSADISGGPAPGYSSGQATDAMERIARETLPEGITYAWTDLVYQEKQAGNSALYIFPLAVLLAFLILAAQYNSWSLPFAVLLIAPMALLSAIAGVWLSGGDNNIFTQIGFVVLVGLAAKNAILIVEFARAKEDEGADPLTAVLEAARLRLRPILMTSLAFIAGVVPLVLASGAGAEMRHAMGIAVFAGMLGVTLFGLVLTPVFYVLVRRWATRGQGQAPQQPTMPPSVQQIGVRHAD, from the coding sequence ATGAAATTCCCCCGTTTCTTCATCGCGCGGCCGATCTTCGCCATCGTGCTGTCGCTGCTGATGCTGCTGGCCGGCGCCATCGCCTTCTGGCAGCTGCCGCTGAGCGAATACCCGGCGGTCACGCCGCCCACGGTGCAGGTCACGGCCAGCTACCCGGGCGCCAACCCCGAGGTGATCGCCGACACCGTGGCCGCTCCGCTGGAGCAGGCCATCAACGGCGTGGAGAACATGCTCTACATGAGCTCCCAGATGACCACCGACGGCCGGATGGCGATCAGCATCGCCTTCAAGCAGGGCACGGACCCGGACATGGCGCAGATCCAGGTGCAGAACCGGGTTTCGCGCGCCCTGCCGCGGCTGCCGCCCGAGGTGCAGCGCATCGGCGTGGTGACGCAAAAGACCTCGCCCGACGTGCTGATGGTGGTGCACCTGGTCTCGCCGGGCAAGCGCTACGATCCGCTGTATCTGTCCAACTTCGCCCTGCGGCAGGTGCGCGATGAGCTGGCGCGGCTCCCCGGCATCGGCGACGTTCAGGCCTGGGGCGCGGGGGAGTATTCCATGCGCGTGTGGCTGGACCCCACTAAGGTCGCCGCGCGCGGCCTCAGCGCCAGCGACGTGGTCGCCGCCATCCGTGAGCAAAACGTGCAGGTGGCGGCCGGCTCGGTGGGCCAGCAGCCCGATACCTCGTCGGCCTTCCAGGTGACGGTCAACACCCTGGGCCGGCTGGCCAGCGAGGCGCAGTTCGGCGAGATCATCGTCCAATCCGGCGCCAACGGCCAGGTCACGCGACTGCGCGACGTGGCGCGCATCTCGCTGGGCGCCGATGCCTATGCCTTGCGCAGCCTGCTCGACGGCGAGCCCGCGCTGGCCATGCAGATCATCCAGAGCCCGGGCGCCAACGCCATCGACGTCTCCAACGCGGTGCGCGCCAAGATGGAGGAGCTGCAAAAGAGCTTCCCGCAGGACATCGAGTACCGCATCGCCTACGACCCCACGGTCTTCGTGCGCGCCTCGCTGCAGTCGGTGGCCATCACGCTGCTGGAGGCCATCGTGCTGGTGGTCATCGTGGTGGTGCTGTTCCTGCAGACCTGGCGTGCCTCCATCATCCCGCTGGTGGCCGTGCCGGTGTCGCTGGTGGGCACCTTCGCGCTGATGCAGATCTTCGGCTTCTCGCTGAACACGCTGTCGCTGTTCGGGCTGGTGCTGTCCATCGGCATCGTGGTGGACGATGCCATCGTGGTGGTCGAGAACGTGGAGCGCCACATCGCCCTGGGCGAATCGCCGCGCGACGCGGCGCGCAAGGCCATGGACGAGGTCACCGGCCCCATCCTGGCCATCACCTCGGTGCTGGCGGCGGTCTTCATCCCCTCGGCCTTCCTGTCGGGCCTGCAGGGCGAGTTCTACCGCCAGTTCGCGCTGACCATCGCCATATCGACCATCCTGTCGGCCATCAACTCGCTGACGCTGTCGCCCGCGCTGTCGGCCATTTTGCTCAAGCCCCACCACGGCGCAGTGCGCCAGGACTGGCTCACGCGAGTCATGGACGCCATGTTTGGCTGGTTCTTCCGGGCATTCAACCGCTTCTTCGAAAGCGCCTCCAACGCCTACGTGGGCACGGTGCGCCGCGCGGTGCGCGGCAGCGTCATCGTGCTGCTGCTGTATGCCGGCTTCGTGACCCTGACCTGGCTGGGCTTCAAGCAAGTGCCCAATGGCTTCGTGCCGGCCCAGGACAAGTACTTCCTGGTCGGCATCGCCCAGTTGCCCAGCGGCGCCTCGCTGGACCGCACCGAGGCCGTGGTCAAGCAGATGTCCGGGATCGCGCTGGCCGAGCCCGGCGTGGAAAGCGTGGTGGCCTTCCCCGGCCTGTCCATCAACGGCTTCGTGAACGTGCCCAACTCGGCCGTCATGTTCGCGATGCTCAAGCCCTTTGCCGAACGCACGGACCCGTCGCTGGCCGCCGATGCCATCGCGGGCAAGCTCATGGGCAAATTCAGCCAGATCCCCGACGGCTTCCTGGGCATGTTCCCGCCGCCGCCGGTGCCGGGCCTGGGCACCATGGGCGGCTTCAAGATGCAGATCGAAGACCGCGCGGGCCTGGGCCTGGAGGCCCTGGTGCAGGCCCAGGGCGCCCTCATGGCCAAGGCCATGCAGACGCCCGAGCTGGCCGGCATGCTGGCCAGCTTCCAGACCAACGCGCCGCAATTGCAGGTGGACGTGGACCGGGTCAAGGCCAAGTCGCTGGGTATCTCGCTGACCGACGTGTTCGAGACGCTGCAGATCAACCTGGGCTCGCTGTACGTCAACGACTTCAACCGCTTCGGTCGCACCTACCGCGTCATGGCCCAGGCCGATGCCCCGTTTCGCATGCAGGCCGAGGACATCGGACGCCTGAAGCTGCGCAACGCGGCCGGGGACATGATCCCGCTGAGCGCCTTCGTGCGCATCACGCGCAGCTCCGGCCCCGACCGGGTGATCCACTACAACGGCTTTCCCTCGGCCGACATCAGCGGCGGACCGGCTCCGGGCTACTCCTCAGGCCAGGCCACCGATGCCATGGAGCGGATCGCGCGCGAAACCCTGCCCGAAGGCATAACCTATGCGTGGACCGACCTGGTCTACCAGGAAAAGCAGGCCGGCAACTCGGCGCTGTACATCTTCCCGCTGGCCGTGCTGCTGGCCTTCCTGATCCTGGCTGCGCAGTACAACAGCTGGTCGCTGCCCTTCGCCGTGCTGCTGATCGCGCCCATGGCGCTGCTGTCGGCCATCGCTGGCGTGTGGCTGTCCGGCGGGGACAACAACATCTTCACGCAGATCGGCTTCGTGGTGCTGGTGGGGCTGGCCGCCAAGAACGCCATCCTCATCGTGGAGTTCGCGCGGGCCAAGGAGGACGAAGGCGCCGATCCGCTGACTGCCGTGCTCGAGGCGGCGCGGCTGCGCCTGCGCCCCATCCTGATGACCTCGCTGGCCTTCATCGCCGGGGTCGTTCCCCTGGTGCTGGCCAGCGGCGCCGGCGCCGAAATGCGCCATGCCATGGGCATCGCCGTGTTCGCCGGCATGCTGGGTGTGACGCTGTTCGGCCTGGTGCTCACGCCCGTGTTCTACGTGCTGGTCAGGCGCTGGGCCACCCGGGGACAGGGGCAGGCGCCGCAGCAGCCCACCATGCCCCCATCCGTGCAGCAGATCGGAGTACGCCATGCGGACTGA